A DNA window from Daucus carota subsp. sativus chromosome 3, DH1 v3.0, whole genome shotgun sequence contains the following coding sequences:
- the LOC108214831 gene encoding protein ASPARTIC PROTEASE IN GUARD CELL 1 — translation MMKKMENASTVWLSLFTLSLLFSPISSSRSLGKTTVFDVSASSRLAKHALTQNPQSLEQQTQTTAAVASGEVYSVSLHSRTSLRKHTHKTYDSLTLSRLARDSARVSFINSKLDFQLSNLTRSDLKPVQTDIRPEDLQSPVTSGISQGSGEYFARLGVGTPAKQYYMVLDTGSDINWIQCQPCEDCYQQSDPIFNPTDSNSYSKLSCTSTQCSALQVSTCSRAGDSCLYQVSYGDGSYTVGNFATETVSFGRSGSVPHVAIGCGHDNEGLFVGAAGLLGLGAGELSLPSQVKATSFSYCLPDRDSASSSTIDFNSAMPADSVTSPLLRNPKVDTFFYVGMTGLSVGGELLSLPPSIFEINESGRGGVIADSGTAVTRLPSQAYTSLRDSFKQGTQHLPLSTGFALFDTCYDLSSMTRISVPTVAFHFAGGKTLQLPAKNYLIPVEAGGKYCLAFAPTAGSLTIIGNVQQQGTRVSYDIANSKVGFSAGKC, via the coding sequence atgatgaaaaagaTGGAGAATGCTAGTACTGTTTGGCTCTCTCTCTTCACTCTCTCTCTGCTATTCTCTCCCATCTCCTCCTCTCGCTCTCTCGGAAAAACCACTGTTTTTGATGTCTCCGCTTCCTCACGCCTTGCCAAACACGCCCTTACACAAAACCCTCAGTCTCTTGAACAACAAACGCAGACCACTGCTGCTGTTGCTTCTGGGGAGGTATATTCTGTGTCTTTGCATTCAAGGACTTCTCTGCGTAAACACACGCATAAAACTTATGACTCGCTCACACTCTCCCGACTCGCTCGTGACTCAGCACGAGTCAGCTTCATCAACTCCAAACTCGACTTCCAACTCAGTAACTTGACCCGATCCGATCTCAAACCGGTTCAGACCGATATCCGACCCGAAGATCTCCAATCACCGGTTACATCGGGTATTAGCCAAGGCAGCGGCGAGTATTTCGCGCGTCTCGGCGTGGGAACGCCAGCGAAACAGTACTACATGGTGCTCGACACAGGCAGCGATATTAATTGGATCCAATGCCAGCCTTGCGAAGATTGTTACCAGCAGTCCGACCCGATTTTCAACCCGACCGACTCTAATTCATATTCTAAACTGTCGTGTACGTCTACTCAGTGCAGTGCTTTACAAGTTTCTACTTGTTCGCGTGCTGGAGATTCGTGCTTGTATCAAGTGTCGTACGGAGATGGATCTTATACTGTCGGCAATTTCGCGACTGAAACGGTGTCGTTTGGGAGATCCGGCTCGGTTCCTCATGTTGCGATCGGATGCGGTCATGACAACGAAGGATTGTTTGTCGGAGCTGCTGGATTGTTAGGTCTTGGAGCTGGTGAGCTTTCGTTGCCTTCTCAAGTGAAAGCGACGTCGTTTTCGTATTGTTTACCTGATCGTGACTCAGCGAGTTCATCGACTATTGATTTTAACTCGGCGATGCCGGCGGATTCAGTGACGTCACCGTTGCTTCGTAATCCCAAGGTTGACACGTTCTTCTATGTCGGAATGACCGGACTGAGCGTCGGCGGCGAGTTACTCTCTCTTCCGCCGTCGATTTTCGAGATTAACGAGTCAGGACGCGGCGGTGTGATAGCGGACTCAGGAACAGCTGTGACTCGTTTGCCGAGTCAAGCGTACACCTCGCTCCGTGACTCGTTCAAGCAAGGGACTCAACACTTACCGTTGTCGACTGGCTTCGCGTTGTTCGATACATGCTACGACTTGTCGTCGATGACGAGAATCTCGGTGCCGACCGTGGCGTTTCATTTCGCCGGCGGCAAGACACTGCAACTGCCAGCAAAGAATTACCTGATACCGGTAGAAGCCGGTGGCAAATACTGTTTAGCATTCGCGCCAACAGCAGGATCACTCACTATCATCGGTAACGTTCAGCAGCAAGGGACACGTGTCAGTTACGATATCGCCAATTCAAAAGTGGGGTTCTCGGCTGGTAAATGTTGA